The Ziziphus jujuba cultivar Dongzao chromosome 5, ASM3175591v1 genome segment tttttaaaaacttttaaaatccttcaaattttaaattaaatacacccctttaaagttgaaagttttcaattttttctaaaaagaacTTTGGCAAGCAGTGGCTGTGCCTACTGATGTGAAGGTCACCAATGAAAGCCGATTGCTGTGGGTTGATTGGAGTGTTGCTCTAATTCACATTTTCACATTCACTACCacccacctctctctctctctctctctctctctctctctctctctctctctctctctgaaaaTGAGAATCAAACGCTCATTATATAACTCTATAAAAGTTCAAAAACCCAGCTCACAAAATCATCaaagaattattttgatttatttatatctacaaagaaaaaattatttatctaaaGTCTAAGCTAGTGAGAGAGGCAAACACaccttaataaaataaataaataaataaataaaacaatagcaatacttaaaaaaaaaaaaaaaagaagaagagaggtTATGGGATGTTTTGTTAATTTCACATTGCAAAAAGTACTTCTCTAATAAAACTCCCCATCCCAGCTGCATTTTCATGAATTATAATCTTTATTGAGATATAAGAGAGGTCAACAtatccatttttctttattttttaagtttttattaatcttCAAGCAAGatgaatggaaagaaaaaaattttaagagtatatttactaattaaaacGTTTATATCATGAGTATTTTTTGTAAacgaaaaattataattaagctcgtttctttttattttatttttattagggCTTAGGGTTTAAAGTTGGTGTGGGTTTGACGTCatgagcttttatttttatacctaagttttagttttatttttcaaaatatacaaTCATTTAATAAAGATTTTACCTACCACTTGTACCACTTTTACTTACTTCTAATTATAAAGAGAGGTTGAGAGAGAGATGTTAAATGATTCATCAATGGCTACCCAACACAGGCAGCAACATgatcaaaacaaaaatggtGGTCTCAAAGGGACCGGGTCGGTGATTGTGATCATGGTCCCTTTCTCACTGCAAAGCCATATGAACCAGCTCTTACAACTCTCCTGTCTCATTTCTTCCTACAATGTTCCCGTTCATTATCTTGGATCCACCTTCTGCAATTCCCAAGTAAGAAACCGTGTTCATGGTGGTTCAAACCCTGTCGATcaatatttgtcaaaaatccaCTTCCATGACTTCCCAATTCCTCCTTACGTCTACGAGGACGAGGACGGGTCCGATTCGAACTCTTCAGACAATTTCCTACCATGTTTTCATGTCACAGAGCATCTTCGCCAGCCATTCTTCGCTCTTCTCCAACAACTTTCCTCGAAAGCAAGAAGAGTTGTCATCATCCACGACGTTTTGACATCTTCTGCAGTTCAAGATGCGAGATCCGTAGCCAATGCAGAGTCCTACACTTTCAACTGTGCCTCTGCCTTCAACATCTTCTCACACTATTGGGAAGAAATGGGAAAACCTTCCCAAATCGGTGGACATGAAATATCGATCCCCATTAATAATCTTTACCTTCCATCTGTTCTAGAAGGGCTAACTCCCGAGTCaataagaaagatggatcatgaaTATCAGTTTCTGGGATCTAGATCCGGAGAGCTCTACAATACTAGTAGATCCATAGAAGGAAATTTTCTCGGGCTTCTCTCCAAATTAACTGAGACGACCATATCCAACGAAAAAAAGATCAACATTTGGGCAATGGGGCCTTTGAATCCCGTCACAATATCATCCAAGGTAAGCAGTACTGGCCGCAGAGATAAATGTTTGGAGTGGTTAGATAACCAAAAGCCAAACTCTGTCATGTACATTTGTTTCGGAACCACAATTTCGATGACCAATGATCAGATCGAACAAGTGGCTGTTGGGTTAGAGCAAAGTGGGACAAAGTTCATCTGGGTTTTCAGAGATGCAGATAAAGGAGATCATTGTACAAGAGCTAGAGCTTGTTGTAGAAGCCCATCCCTTCCACAAGGGTTTGAGGAGAGAGTTGAAGGAGAAGGAATGGGGATGGTGGTGAGGGGTTGGGCCCCACAACCTCAGATTCTTGGGCATCCATCAACAGGAGGATTTATGAGCCACTGTGGGTGGAACTCTTGCATGGAAAGCATCGGCATGGGAGTTCCTATAGCTGCTTGGCCAATGCATTCGGATCAACCTAGGAATGCCATACTTATAACTCTATTGCTTAAAGTTGGTGTGAGTGTTGGGGATTGGGATCAGATTGCCAAAAAACAGTTGGTGAGCTCGTCAATGATAAGCAAATCTGTGAGGACATTAATGGCTTCTGATGAAGGAGATGAGATGAGGAAAAGGGCTGCAGATTTAGGCGCTGCACTTCGAACTTCTACTGATGAAGGAGGAGTTTCTCGCATGGAGTGGGACTCTTTCGTCAAACACATCCTAAGATCATAGcttttcatatttcatatatatttctcATATAATGCTATATAAGTTTTTCTTTCTAAAtgttatgtttatgttttttcctcttcctttttttttttttttttttttttttgctttttcagcCTTGTCTTgtagtttgattaattaataaaatcatgtttccaaataattgtttttttattggactttataaataaaatttctaccGCCCTTCAAAATGAATCTAGTCTTGATACCATAAAAACTTGGTGATGAGTTAACTAGAACATTTCCAAcctaaactaatttgaattGTTATGTATGTTACATATAAATTAACGGTATTAATATCCATTATGAAATATCTTATTTATTGATCATAGTTCATATTTAAAATGACTATCAattaatattacatattttattcaatttttttatttttttaaatctttaaaaaattgatttcttttcaaaaaatttacagTATCCCTatatttttgtagaattttttcATGTTAACATTTATGGTTGTTATGTTTGTGAAATTAAAGTTTTGATCATCTCCTCGGTATCCTACCtagtgtcacggtcctacattttatgcagcggaatagaccgtgcggcgccaagactctccagtcatggccagccttttcactatccgagttcatatatcgacccatctgataccaattgtatgctcatgaggttcccatagtcgtcatggctcatgtcgctcagcaagctagcccgatggccttgcgcccactcggtagcttgttactcaatcttgtgccaagatctagccagcaacccatctcttcactcgggccttggtccatgcacatctcgaatagcatccgaccctagagcatgcacaccagcatcatgccaacatgccctcagggtagcgacacaaggttggaagcccacatatgaatgtcacccgatggcacggtgtcgccccgtccgtgcctatttagcttccgaccctcttgagcgaggcagaacccgagcccccgctcattggcacatttgccacaaccttgtaacaaaggcctacgtgtgttcttggcatagccgatagaaaacggcatagcgaatgctacacttagcctctgacacaggagtgacgcgcaataccagctcatagcgcctaccggtactgtcctcgggactccctgtccctcggagacatatgcccaccttcgtggcactatatgtccgccccatggcttgccgtcgcccatgggaagctcgcttagcccaagctagaagccggagccgggggccgtggagagccaacacggaccacccccctaaagagcttattgagccatttccatTCTGGCagccatagatatcactttgtgcgaggaatcataatggggttttctctagcaaaccttcacatcttggcttgccattcgatatgcaccatcctagtgacattcttaagaacttcccacggcccgggatcgaagatcccgaccttcaaatatttacgaaaatgccactaggccattccaaaggtgcggaccgtcacatcctcccccacttcattacgtcgatgccctcatcgacgtgcccGCTGGCTATCCTCAAGACTCCTGCACTCCGCGCAACACCTTTCATCCACATAAGCTCTTcaggctcaaactcaagatcctgcatacttcgtccctctacctctgtagaatcacccCCGTGACGACCTTCGCGCACccactcttggacttggccaaggacctaCTGCATGCattcacccaaactcaagctttcctcaaaacgtgcacctccttgtgcataaattagtgcTTCGCCCCGCACTTTCAGCTCGATATGCAGATGGTGTCCCCCCCTCGGACATATTCTGCCTCTTGTGTATCTCGCTGGCACCCTAGCCAGACTCATGTCCCCCTTGGACAAATGCtttcttcacttgttggcatcaCTCTTAGCCAACTTCATGTCCCTTCTTGGACGAATAGCTTCCCGAGCTCCAAAGTAAGGCATCCTCTTGCCTTCAAGGTCCTCTCGTGGACCGAACTCTACCAAATAATCCGATGGTGACATTGACCCTCTCATCGAGCACACCGTCTCCTCTCAGGTGGTGCCCTTACGTCAACTATCCCAACGGTACCCAAACTCGAGAGTTCTTCATGTGGtagttctcctctctctcttgaACTCCACTTCATGCTTTTTTGGCACTCTGTTGCCGTGACGAGCTAAGTTTCCCTTCTTAGCTCTTGTTCCCgcgctcaaatttccatctccacgatggtgaggtgctagcaattctcaagctagctttgccttctccaaaggcaaatttatgcacaacatcccttgagtgtgcatctcaaatttccatctccacgatggtgatgtgctagcaattctcaagctagctttgccttctccaaaggcaaatttatgcacaacatccctcgagtgtgcatttatccttgtggcttccaaagccaacccttgcgcaagtggcatcctcttcccgacgagttaccacatcttgaatggagGTCCTCTATTCTGCGACCTCcttatttcggctgttgacaCCTAGTGTCGTCTTGAACTAAGTCCTTTCCTTAGTTCTTTGCCTCAatcttgctcacttttgtatctcggctcctcctctgagccagttttgccctctggcaaatttacAGTGCTCCACGCATCCACTCGTCTTGACTTCTCATTCGCTTCGACAAGGTTGTCTTTTCTCTTGGACAAACGTGGCCCTCTGCCACCCAGCCGCACTGGCTTGCTCTTTCTTCCCCACTCTTTGTGGCTGTCAAGACTCTTCGTCAAAATGgatctatttttggtattttctgtaATTCTTAAGACCAATACCCCAAAAGAAACACATGGCTAACAAGCCCTCAATTATTCAAGAGAACTGCACTACTTACGGCTTGTGCTCTCATTTAACAACGCATGAATTCCTTTCTGAGCACCAGTCACTTATTCCAAATGCTTGTCCCATTCATGAACTTCGCATTTGCCTCGCTGCTCGAGCATCCAGTTAAAGATATTTGTATCGCACACTGGTACTCGTTTGGTGAACATCCCCACATCATGTTCAAGTTGGGCATGCTGCCACAACTAACCACGCTCCATGCAAGAACGCCCCCTTCACAGTAGCATCGGGGTTCTacggatccaagcatcaccaaccaataccatccgttcctcggttcgcctattgcaggacaaaccgggctctgataccacttgtcacggtcctacattttatgcagcggaatagaccgtgcggcgccaagactctccagtcatggccagccttttcactatccgagttcatatatcgacccatctgataccaattgtatgctcatgaggttcccatagtcgtcatggctcatgtcgctcagcaagctagcccgatggccttgcgcccactcggtagcttgttactcaatcttgtgccaagatctagccagcaacccatctcttcactcgggccttggtccatgcacatctcgaatagcatccgaccctagagcatgcacaccagcatcatgccaacatgccctcagggtagcgacacaaggttggaagcccacatatgaatgtcacccgatggcacggtgtcgccccgtccgtgcctatttagcttccgaccctcttgagcgaggcagaacccgagcccccgctcattggcacatttgccacaaccttgtaacaaaggcctacgtgtgttcttggcatagccgatagaaaacggcatagcgaatgctacacttagcctctgacacaggagtgacgcgcaataccagctcatagcgcctaccggtactgtcctcgggactccctgtccctcggagacatatgcccaccttcgtggcactatatgtccgccccatggcttgccgtcgcccatgggaagctcgcttagcccaagctagaagccggagccgggggccgtggagagccaacacggaccacccccctaaagagcttattgagccatttccatTCTGGCagccatagatatcactttgtgcgaggaatcataatggggttttctctagcaaaccttcacatcttggcttgccattcgatatgcaccatcctagtgacattcttaagaacttcccacggcccgggatcgaagatcccgaccttcaaatatttacgaaaatgccactaggccattccaaaggtgcggaccgtcacacTAGGCTCTCTATTGTTAATGAAATATCTTAAGGGTTATTTTCATTGTTAATCCTTAAGTATGTTCAAAAGTTATACTTTGATTTTTGAACTGACTTTCAACTGCTACTtcagttattaattaattattgatctttaaactatttttaatcCAGTTTTTGCCATTTTTGAAGTATGTAACGGACTTATCAACAACAAACAATGGATTACAAAATctaacaatttcacaaaatttttacATATTGCATCAAATGCACTTCACACTTCACACTTCACAATTACTGAAAatggacaagaaaaaaaaaagtttaaaaattaataatacaccAAAAACTTAAGATTAGAAACCAAAAGcgtaaaaaagattaaaaaaaaaaaaatcgatgatCAAAGTACAAAGCAtagtttgatattaaaaaaaaaaaaaaagaagtattcAGTGAGTTAAAAAAGCTGACAACCCTacgtttaattactttaattgtGAAACTGATGCTTTACTTTAATTCTGACACGTTATAGATTCGTTCTTACAGCACGTCAATCTTTCATTGCCCTGGAGATCTGCGTGCCATATTCTCGTTGAGAAAATCTTCTATCAAATGGCACTCCCACTGATTTTTTGGCATTTGTAAAAACTTGCCAGATTCTTTCCAACTcatatctcaaatttttttttttaaaaaagtaaaattataggccctttcttctattttaaaataatcttgACCTTTCGTTTCCATGATAATCCATTTTTTACTTTTGCAATTTTAGAATCTGGattttcaaaactttaaaattttgaaacagaTTTAGAGATGAAATTTCCCTTCTTCAATTTTGAATCATTTATAAGTTTAGGTTAGATACATAGACGATGCATAAAAGGCCTCTAGCTAGAGATCTTGCGCATATGTGAATTTACTACCATAATACCTCTCAATCTGCATTCTTTCATGTCTGTAtgtattgaatatgaaatttttatagtagttcactttcttaaaattttacagatttaaatagatgatgattttgtgtttatgtattaattattattattaattttttttttaaaaggacaaattttttgaaactCTTTGTTCAGAGTGGAGATGGAGAAAGGAAGTtgtagaggaagaagaggaTTGCCATGGAAGGAAGCTCAAAGGTTCTGAGGAAGAAGATAAATTctggaaaaaatattttactttttaaaaattaattaaaaaataaattaaaagggaTAGTGAGTTCGACATGACCTGACAAATAATGTGGAATGGTACGAGATGAGTTGGTACTTGGTACCATTGTTTCATATAAGTTTTGCCTTTTTGTGTAGGCTCTTATCTTACCTACTCTTAACCGGGTCCTTGAGCTCCAAAATTATGGACCGTACGTCTAATTATACGCGGGCAGGGTGGGGTTGGGGCGGCCTTTCCCGGCCCCATCTCTTGAAAAATGTGCCCCATCCCCGCTCCAGTTCTCACTTCAAACCAAGCGGGACACGATGAGAATACCCTGGTGAAAAATCGAGGTGGGGCAGATTTaccttttgattttttaaaaactttaaaatttactttttcaaatatatttttcatttatttcacataaaaaaaaattatatttacacaattatattatataaatataatgtttattaatcataataaggttaatattataaaaaagtataaatatatatacatatttcaataaatgaaaaaattatatttaaataaatatgtatatgtatgtatatatatacatataaatatatataaagaggaCAGAAACAAGTCGAGGAGTACAATCCTCATCCTCGCTCCATCCTCGAATTGGGATAAAGAAGTTTGTTCTGATCACTATACTGTTTCCATTTTAATTGGGGAATTCCCATCCCATTAAAGGCGGATCCCtatataaattatgttatgAGTTATTTTACGGAGAAATTTTTCTGTATATAATGTGTAACAATATGGAATTCTCatcctaattattttataaaaatctattttaattttttttataatgctatatatgatattttttcatTGATTATGTACACCAATAAAAATTCCACATTGATACATAttgtttaatgaaaaatttCTCTATTTTACCATCTCTAAACTTATTTCTATATCTCATGGATGCTGAGCTTCTCTTTTGATGAACTGGGCATTGACCCTATCAGTGTTATTCTTTAATCtataatcttatttttattttgatctttgaactctttctttttttttctttttggggcaTTTGAGTgtccaaaatttagttttaattttatgtttttcttttattttgataaattaaactttaatttttattgaactTTACTTGCTAAAgctatttttagtttaatttttatcaaatttgatatgTCCAATATATTTTGATGTGtccaatatatttgaaaatataggaATCTTATACGGTTGCTTAATTTcgtaatttgtttcttttttattttcatgctATGCTATAATAGATATATTACATGCCTTAAAATCGTTAAAAATtaggttaaaa includes the following:
- the LOC107421661 gene encoding zeatin O-glucosyltransferase: MATQHRQQHDQNKNGGLKGTGSVIVIMVPFSLQSHMNQLLQLSCLISSYNVPVHYLGSTFCNSQVRNRVHGGSNPVDQYLSKIHFHDFPIPPYVYEDEDGSDSNSSDNFLPCFHVTEHLRQPFFALLQQLSSKARRVVIIHDVLTSSAVQDARSVANAESYTFNCASAFNIFSHYWEEMGKPSQIGGHEISIPINNLYLPSVLEGLTPESIRKMDHEYQFLGSRSGELYNTSRSIEGNFLGLLSKLTETTISNEKKINIWAMGPLNPVTISSKVSSTGRRDKCLEWLDNQKPNSVMYICFGTTISMTNDQIEQVAVGLEQSGTKFIWVFRDADKGDHCTRARACCRSPSLPQGFEERVEGEGMGMVVRGWAPQPQILGHPSTGGFMSHCGWNSCMESIGMGVPIAAWPMHSDQPRNAILITLLLKVGVSVGDWDQIAKKQLVSSSMISKSVRTLMASDEGDEMRKRAADLGAALRTSTDEGGVSRMEWDSFVKHILRS